A window of Methanobacterium sp. contains these coding sequences:
- the map gene encoding type II methionyl aminopeptidase, translating into MIDMYKKAGKIVSEVRKDAVDYVKEDIKIIELVEFVENKIVELGGKPAFPCNVSINEITAHYTSPIGDEKTIKSGDLVKIDLGAHVEGYIADTAISVLIGDDSDNHDYHLKMIDTSYEALESGISTVKAGVEIGKVGEAIENTINNKGFKSVSNLTGHSMDRWILHSGVSVPNIKENNPHKLEEGDILAIEPFATDGIGRVTDMNEAHIFRFLRDRPMRLIHAKRALNKIKSNYKNLPFAQRWLQGQFSEHHLNNAMRMLISSRAIYPYHVLKEKSNAVVAQSEHTVIVESDGCQVITE; encoded by the coding sequence ATGATTGATATGTACAAAAAAGCCGGAAAAATAGTTTCAGAAGTTAGGAAAGATGCTGTAGACTACGTTAAGGAAGATATAAAAATTATAGAGCTGGTTGAATTTGTTGAAAATAAAATAGTAGAACTTGGAGGAAAACCAGCATTTCCATGTAATGTTTCAATAAATGAAATAACTGCACATTATACTTCACCTATCGGAGATGAAAAAACTATAAAGTCAGGAGATCTGGTTAAAATTGATTTAGGGGCTCATGTTGAGGGATATATTGCAGATACTGCAATAAGCGTGCTCATTGGTGATGACTCAGATAACCATGATTATCATCTTAAAATGATAGATACATCTTATGAGGCTCTTGAAAGTGGAATTAGTACTGTGAAAGCAGGTGTAGAAATTGGAAAAGTTGGAGAAGCTATAGAAAACACCATTAATAATAAAGGATTTAAATCAGTTTCAAATTTAACCGGTCACAGCATGGATAGGTGGATACTTCATTCAGGCGTTTCAGTTCCAAACATTAAGGAAAATAATCCCCATAAACTGGAAGAAGGAGATATTTTAGCCATAGAACCCTTTGCAACTGATGGGATTGGAAGGGTTACAGATATGAATGAAGCTCATATATTCAGATTCCTGAGAGATCGGCCTATGAGATTGATACACGCAAAAAGAGCTCTAAACAAAATTAAAAGTAATTATAAAAACCTTCCTTTTGCTCAAAGATGGCTTCAGGGACAATTCAGCGAACACCATTTGAACAATGCAATGAGAATGCTTATTTCCTCAAGGGCAATATACCCTTATCATGTGCTCAAAGAGAAGAGCAATGCGGTTGTAGCACAATCTGAACATACTGTAATTGTAGAAAGCGACGGTTGCCAAGTTATAACCGAGTAA